From a region of the Candidatus Zixiibacteriota bacterium genome:
- a CDS encoding tetratricopeptide repeat protein, whose translation MKEQQKDIPPDFSKDVSELAKKDSKTAIEDYERIMNRIFDEEIYRTMAYNYYLEKKYDESTLEIKKALKLNPDNFAAYYNWGVNSGKLGRYEESIEKYRKATELNPDYGKAWYNIACAYSLQNMKMEALENLKKAIELDPNYKEKAKKDEDFKNLWQDEDFKKLVE comes from the coding sequence ATGAAGGAACAGCAAAAAGATATTCCTCCTGATTTTTCAAAAGATGTTTCCGAGTTAGCAAAAAAGGACTCAAAAACTGCTATTGAGGATTACGAAAGAATAATGAATAGGATTTTTGATGAAGAGATTTACCGAACAATGGCTTATAATTATTATCTTGAGAAAAAATATGATGAGTCTACTCTCGAGATTAAGAAAGCTTTAAAATTAAATCCTGACAACTTTGCTGCTTATTATAACTGGGGTGTGAACTCAGGTAAATTAGGCAGGTATGAGGAGTCGATAGAGAAGTATAGGAAGGCGACCGAGTTGAATCCTGATTATGGAAAGGCTTGGTATAATATTGCTTGTGCTTATTCATTACAAAATATGAAAATGGAAGCATTGGAAAATCTAAAGAAAGCGATTGAGCTTGACCCTAATTATAAAGAAAAAGCAAAGAAAGATGAGGATTTCAAGAATTTGTGGCAGGATGAGGATTTTAAGAAGTTGGTAGAGTGA